In one Mus caroli chromosome 14, CAROLI_EIJ_v1.1, whole genome shotgun sequence genomic region, the following are encoded:
- the LOC110309714 gene encoding patatin-like phospholipase domain-containing protein 4 yields the protein MEDVGETTEIGRYLIFLRDRPRFLVLTEVLDAENSEPMEWEPKAWMRLHTHVPAPQLWVDGGLTDSLPLLPMGHIVTFSPLSGQAEVLSLDVGWPGMCVRVAKQDVTVSVANLVRVQQALFPPGLQMLEAIYCRGMTDTVRFLHREPWDQ from the exons ATGGAGGACGTAGGTGAAACGACTGAGATTGGCAGGTACCTGATTTTTCTCAGAGACCGGCCTCGGTTTCTGGTTCTGACTGAGGTCCTGGACGCAGAGAATTCTGAACCGATGGAATGGGAGCCCAAGGCTTGGATGAGGCTGC ACACGCATGTGCCTGCCCCTCAGCTCTGGGTCGATGGTGGCCTAACCGACAGCCTCCCATTGCTGCCCATGGGTCACATCGTGACCTTCTCGCCCTTGAGTGGACAGGCAGAAGTGTTGTCGCTGGACGTGGGGTGGCCTGGTATGTGCGTGAGAGTCGCCAAGCAGGACGTCACC gTCTCAGTGGCCAACCTGGTGCGTGTGCAGCAGGCACTGTTCCCGCCAGGCCTGCAGATGCTGGAGGCGATCTACTGCAGGGGAATGACTGACACCGTGCGCTTCCTGCACAGGGAGCCGTGGGATCAGTAA